The following coding sequences are from one Leptospiraceae bacterium window:
- the proC gene encoding pyrroline-5-carboxylate reductase — protein sequence MKKVGIIGLGNMGYPIYQAIQNEFAVTCYDPYSNNKGIPFESDFSKFEENSEIIIVCVKPDKVSDVLKQLKAPKKIFSIAAGISLSKLRESSPTNSKIVRLMPNLPLQIKEGCMGFVGDVEAYEDVKSIFEKLGLLIELSSESAIDAVTGLSGSGPAFVFSFIQALAEGGVKSGLPYSDALRLSIQTVKGSAMLLEEESGTHPSELRNKVTSAGGTTIFGLDKLEENNFHYAVMNAVFAAFKRAEELRIRN from the coding sequence ATGAAGAAAGTTGGAATCATCGGGTTGGGTAATATGGGTTATCCAATCTATCAGGCGATTCAAAATGAATTTGCGGTTACTTGCTATGATCCGTATAGCAATAACAAAGGAATTCCGTTTGAGTCTGATTTTTCTAAGTTTGAAGAAAACTCCGAGATCATAATAGTCTGTGTAAAGCCGGATAAAGTTTCTGATGTTTTAAAACAATTAAAAGCACCTAAGAAAATTTTCTCCATTGCAGCCGGAATTAGCCTATCAAAGCTAAGAGAAAGCTCTCCAACGAATTCGAAAATTGTTCGGCTAATGCCTAATTTGCCCCTCCAAATAAAAGAAGGATGCATGGGCTTTGTCGGAGATGTAGAAGCCTACGAAGATGTTAAATCAATATTCGAAAAATTGGGTCTCTTGATTGAACTATCTAGTGAATCTGCCATAGATGCAGTTACAGGTCTATCAGGCTCAGGACCTGCCTTTGTATTTAGCTTTATCCAAGCCTTAGCTGAAGGTGGAGTTAAATCAGGACTTCCCTATTCTGATGCACTTAGACTTAGCATTCAAACGGTAAAGGGAAGCGCAATGCTTTTGGAGGAAGAGTCAGGAACGCATCCGAGTGAACTTAGAAACAAGGTGACTTCTGCTGGTGGCACTACTATTTTTGGATTAGACAAGCTTGAAGAGAATAATTTTCATTATGCGGTGATGAATGCAGTCTTTGCAGCTTTTAAGAGAGCAGAAGAGCTGAGAATTAGGAATTAG
- the mnmA gene encoding tRNA 2-thiouridine(34) synthase MnmA, which yields MKKEKIIVAMSGGVDSAVTAGLLLEQGYDVIGVNIKTWEYEAPNCDTTKKSCCSPEDIRDARDVGLSFNIPFYVVKMEKIFGDKVIDRFISDYQNGMTPNPCVECNTFVKFGALFEKAKALGIDKIATGHYAKIHQTDDGHYAIANGVDTKKNQAYYLYGLSQENLKNTVFPLGDMEKSEVREHARRFGLSIAEKAESQEICFIPENDYRSFLKKKNINFTPGFFKLANGVIVGKHSGKEGFTIGQRKGLGVSWKTPLYVVSIEDDGTVILGEEEETTCEEFTVIDLNYQGMSPLQEGESLECKVQIRYRHKPVHCEITNTNGKILVRPKELLQSVTPGQSSIFYPVNGDYLLLGGIIEKGSIKLRTNKLLATEARSH from the coding sequence ATGAAAAAAGAAAAAATCATAGTCGCAATGAGTGGTGGAGTTGACAGCGCAGTAACCGCCGGCTTACTATTAGAGCAAGGCTATGATGTCATTGGTGTAAATATCAAGACATGGGAATACGAAGCACCAAATTGCGACACTACTAAAAAATCCTGCTGTTCTCCAGAAGACATTCGAGACGCGAGAGATGTGGGGTTAAGCTTTAACATCCCCTTCTACGTCGTAAAAATGGAAAAGATCTTTGGAGACAAAGTGATAGATCGATTCATCAGTGACTATCAAAACGGAATGACTCCCAATCCTTGTGTCGAATGCAATACCTTTGTTAAATTTGGAGCACTCTTCGAAAAAGCAAAAGCATTGGGTATCGATAAAATTGCTACCGGTCATTATGCCAAAATTCATCAAACGGATGACGGGCATTATGCGATAGCAAACGGGGTAGATACCAAAAAAAATCAAGCCTATTATCTATATGGTCTCTCTCAGGAAAATTTAAAGAATACAGTCTTCCCTCTTGGTGATATGGAAAAATCAGAGGTAAGAGAACATGCCAGACGATTTGGATTGTCTATAGCAGAAAAAGCAGAATCTCAGGAAATTTGTTTTATTCCAGAAAATGATTATCGCAGCTTTTTAAAAAAGAAAAATATAAACTTCACACCCGGCTTTTTTAAATTGGCAAATGGTGTGATTGTAGGAAAGCATAGCGGCAAAGAAGGATTTACCATTGGACAAAGAAAAGGTCTCGGTGTGTCCTGGAAGACTCCTCTTTATGTAGTCTCTATCGAAGATGATGGAACCGTTATACTCGGAGAAGAAGAAGAAACAACCTGCGAAGAATTTACAGTCATTGATCTAAACTACCAGGGAATGTCTCCCTTACAGGAAGGAGAAAGCCTTGAATGTAAAGTGCAAATCAGGTATCGCCATAAGCCAGTCCACTGTGAGATTACAAACACAAATGGAAAAATTCTAGTACGACCAAAAGAATTACTCCAGAGTGTAACTCCAGGACAATCTTCCATCTTCTATCCGGTTAATGGAGATTATCTGCTTCTCGGCGGAATCATAGAAAAAGGAAGCATTAAACTTAGAACAAATAAACTTCTTGCCACAGAGGCACGGAGTCACTGA
- a CDS encoding TPM domain-containing protein, protein MKFLSAFFFVSLLANSILALDVPFLSGRVMDETGVLSAESKLSIENKLKEHEKATSNQVVVLIIPSLEGEVLEEYSLKVATTWKLGQKKKDNGVLLLIAKEDRKLRIEVGYGLEGSLTDALCSRIIRKEITPSFKQGNFSIGVEQGVDAILGVIGGTYTAPVDGSKEEFLESYLEFINSLGGADIPWQFRLLFGGVFFVVITPFTLFAAFAPYIGWFIYFFLFPFYGTFPLVALGKQGAFLLPAYAILMFFFKVYVGFTASGKAFAKKYGSNFIPTGGSSGSSRSGSSWSSSSSGGFSGGGGSFGGGGSSGSW, encoded by the coding sequence ATGAAATTTCTTTCTGCCTTCTTCTTTGTTTCTCTATTGGCTAATTCCATTTTGGCGCTAGATGTCCCATTTCTTTCTGGAAGAGTCATGGATGAAACAGGTGTTTTATCAGCAGAATCAAAACTTTCCATAGAGAACAAGTTAAAAGAGCATGAAAAAGCTACGTCGAATCAAGTTGTGGTTTTAATCATTCCATCTTTAGAAGGGGAAGTTTTAGAAGAATATTCTTTAAAGGTTGCAACTACATGGAAACTCGGACAAAAGAAGAAGGATAACGGTGTTTTACTGCTCATTGCAAAGGAGGATCGTAAACTTCGAATTGAAGTAGGATATGGATTAGAGGGAAGTCTTACAGATGCACTGTGCAGTCGAATCATTCGAAAAGAAATTACGCCTTCTTTTAAGCAGGGGAATTTTTCTATTGGAGTAGAACAAGGAGTAGACGCTATTTTAGGAGTTATTGGTGGAACTTATACTGCACCAGTGGATGGCTCAAAAGAAGAATTCTTAGAAAGTTATTTAGAATTTATCAATAGTCTAGGGGGAGCAGATATTCCCTGGCAATTTCGATTGCTATTTGGTGGAGTGTTTTTTGTAGTAATCACTCCGTTCACTTTATTTGCCGCGTTTGCTCCTTACATAGGCTGGTTTATTTATTTTTTTCTTTTTCCTTTCTACGGCACATTCCCGTTAGTTGCACTTGGAAAACAAGGCGCATTTTTGTTACCCGCCTATGCAATCCTCATGTTCTTTTTTAAAGTCTACGTAGGATTTACCGCATCCGGCAAAGCATTTGCTAAGAAGTATGGATCCAATTTTATTCCAACGGGTGGTTCATCAGGAAGTAGCCGCTCTGGTTCTAGCTGGTCATCTAGTTCAAGTGGGGGATTTTCCGGTGGTGGAGGAAGCTTTGGCGGCGGCGGAAGTTCGGGTAGTTGGTAA
- a CDS encoding STAS domain-containing protein encodes MELKLNNIGNVKVIEIYGKFDIENTEEFETLYNKQLESKPGTLAIDMNKLDYIDSSGIGCLIKSLNSIKNQKGVLILVGLKPMILNVFKLAKLDLFFQIMTNDEFKNKFEDKDDSDIDELLGKK; translated from the coding sequence ATGGAGCTAAAGTTAAATAATATAGGTAATGTCAAAGTTATAGAAATATATGGCAAATTTGACATAGAAAATACAGAGGAATTTGAGACCCTTTACAACAAACAATTGGAATCAAAGCCTGGAACTCTTGCTATTGATATGAATAAATTGGATTATATCGACTCATCAGGAATTGGATGTTTGATAAAGTCCCTTAACAGTATCAAAAATCAGAAAGGCGTGCTTATCCTCGTTGGTCTTAAGCCTATGATTCTCAATGTGTTCAAATTAGCAAAGTTGGATTTATTTTTCCAAATCATGACAAACGATGAATTCAAAAATAAATTTGAAGACAAAGACGATTCTGATATTGATGAATTACTGGGCAAAAAATAA
- a CDS encoding bifunctional 3,4-dihydroxy-2-butanone-4-phosphate synthase/GTP cyclohydrolase II: protein MIQPIEKAIEEIKSGKMIILVDSEDRENEGDLVIAAEFADKDAINFMATHGRGLICIPMTEDRLAKLELSRMVSSGGDHHGTAFTVSVDAKKDVTTGISAGDRARTIATLIDERTRPDDLMRPGHLFPLQAVKGGVLRRAGHTEASVDLCLLANLKPAGVICEIMNEDGSMARMKDLGKFAKTHGLSIYTIEDLIRYRRTKDKLIHLEAEARLPTEYGEFLIKAYTTEIDDKTHVALVKGIIDKTDDVLVRVHSECLTGDIFMSNRCDCGPQLHAALKQIEKEGKGILVYMRQEGRGIGLVNKLKAYAIQDTGLDTVEANEKLGFAPDLRDYGIGAQILRDIGVEKMRIMTNNPRKLVGLEGYGLEITGRVPLEIESVEENHHYLLTKKNKLGHILGIH from the coding sequence ATGATACAACCAATTGAGAAGGCAATCGAAGAAATCAAATCAGGGAAAATGATAATCCTCGTGGATTCAGAAGATCGGGAGAATGAAGGGGATTTAGTTATTGCAGCAGAATTTGCAGACAAAGACGCTATTAACTTTATGGCTACGCACGGAAGAGGACTCATCTGTATTCCAATGACCGAGGACAGGCTTGCAAAGCTGGAACTATCTAGGATGGTTTCTTCAGGCGGAGACCATCATGGCACTGCTTTTACGGTATCCGTTGATGCCAAAAAGGATGTTACGACTGGAATTTCTGCCGGCGATAGAGCGAGGACAATTGCAACACTCATCGATGAAAGAACAAGGCCAGATGACCTCATGCGTCCAGGGCATTTATTTCCTTTGCAAGCAGTGAAGGGAGGAGTTTTACGGAGAGCAGGCCATACGGAAGCATCTGTCGATCTTTGTCTTCTCGCAAATTTAAAGCCAGCCGGTGTGATTTGCGAAATCATGAATGAAGACGGAAGTATGGCGAGAATGAAGGATTTAGGAAAGTTCGCAAAGACGCACGGTTTAAGTATTTATACAATCGAAGATTTAATTCGGTATCGTCGGACGAAAGACAAATTGATTCATTTGGAAGCAGAGGCTAGACTTCCTACAGAGTATGGAGAATTTTTAATAAAAGCTTACACAACCGAAATTGATGATAAGACACATGTGGCTCTTGTGAAAGGAATAATTGATAAAACGGATGATGTTTTAGTTCGTGTTCATTCGGAATGTTTGACTGGCGACATATTCATGAGTAACCGCTGTGATTGTGGACCTCAACTTCATGCTGCACTGAAACAAATCGAAAAAGAAGGAAAAGGGATTTTGGTTTACATGCGTCAAGAGGGAAGGGGAATTGGACTTGTAAATAAGCTCAAGGCGTATGCGATTCAAGATACAGGTCTAGATACAGTTGAAGCAAATGAAAAGCTTGGTTTTGCTCCTGATTTGCGTGATTATGGGATTGGTGCTCAGATACTTCGGGATATAGGTGTTGAGAAAATGCGGATTATGACGAATAACCCGAGAAAGCTTGTTGGTCTCGAAGGCTATGGACTAGAAATTACAGGAAGGGTTCCGTTGGAAATTGAATCTGTAGAGGAAAATCATCATTATCTGCTTACAAAAAAAAATAAGCTCGGTCATATATTAGGGATTCATTAA
- a CDS encoding riboflavin synthase, producing the protein MFTGLIESTGIVHEKTMTNDGMIFQVKATFENNDLKLGDSISINGACQTVTELNADKSLFKYYSSYKTLELTNFRNLVIGSRVNLERSVAYGARMGGHLVQGHVDGVGIVSKRYAKDNGAVEVFEIQVPEELCKYIVERGSIAVDGISLTVVSIQGQILELVLIPETIQKTNASEWSSGKIVNIETDIIASYVEKMLRK; encoded by the coding sequence ATGTTCACAGGGTTAATTGAATCAACAGGGATTGTACACGAAAAAACAATGACTAATGACGGAATGATCTTTCAGGTAAAGGCAACATTTGAAAACAATGATTTGAAATTAGGAGATTCGATTTCAATTAACGGAGCCTGTCAGACTGTAACAGAATTGAATGCGGATAAGTCGCTCTTCAAATATTATTCTTCTTATAAAACTCTTGAGCTAACAAATTTTAGAAATCTAGTCATTGGAAGTCGAGTGAACTTGGAGAGATCAGTTGCTTATGGAGCTAGAATGGGTGGTCATTTAGTGCAGGGACATGTCGATGGTGTTGGAATCGTTTCTAAGCGTTATGCGAAAGATAACGGCGCTGTTGAAGTGTTCGAAATCCAAGTCCCAGAAGAATTATGTAAATATATAGTGGAAAGAGGAAGTATTGCAGTGGATGGAATTTCCCTTACGGTTGTGTCTATTCAGGGGCAGATTCTTGAACTTGTATTAATTCCAGAAACAATTCAGAAAACGAACGCAAGTGAATGGTCTAGCGGCAAAATTGTAAATATTGAAACAGATATTATCGCTAGCTATGTAGAAAAAATGCTTCGAAAGTAA
- a CDS encoding sensor domain-containing diguanylate cyclase — protein sequence MSKKKEDSGSFEQLEHYEKKIYDQKQLLEISKALNSTLDYNYLIDAILNICLAQLQTLNAAIYLAPDVDADHFTLDSSHKGFDISDKDMKMKIMIDSPLVQNFEEKPKAMTIRQLSDIGLSEDENLKYFKLLGAEMIIPLNAKGKVNGLLVLGEKMTLSDFLESEKDFLTILASLAGVAVENSRLYELSTVDMMTQLKIHHYFQSKLREEMDRCRKKGTKLALLFTDIDKFKVFNDTHGHQAGDVVLIEVAKKLIISARKNDIPARYGGEEFCVIMPGADLQEGFEMGEKIRKAVEAQLVENPNGGDPLRVTISVGVTEFYPTDKNNKELIERADKALYQAKHGGRNQTVCYKVPT from the coding sequence TTGAGTAAGAAAAAAGAAGATTCAGGTTCATTCGAACAACTCGAACATTATGAAAAGAAAATCTATGACCAAAAGCAATTATTAGAAATCAGTAAAGCCCTAAATTCGACGTTAGATTATAATTATTTAATAGATGCAATCTTGAATATTTGTTTGGCTCAATTGCAAACTTTGAACGCAGCCATATACTTAGCACCCGATGTAGATGCAGATCATTTCACTTTGGATTCTAGTCACAAAGGTTTTGATATTTCAGATAAAGACATGAAGATGAAAATCATGATCGACTCTCCTCTAGTTCAAAATTTTGAAGAGAAACCGAAAGCAATGACTATACGTCAATTGTCAGATATAGGTTTATCTGAAGATGAAAATCTAAAATATTTTAAACTCCTCGGCGCAGAAATGATCATTCCATTGAATGCAAAAGGAAAAGTGAACGGCTTACTTGTGTTAGGCGAGAAGATGACTCTGAGCGATTTTTTAGAGAGCGAAAAAGATTTCCTTACTATTCTAGCAAGCTTAGCAGGAGTCGCAGTTGAAAATTCAAGGTTATATGAATTATCCACTGTAGATATGATGACTCAATTAAAAATTCATCACTACTTCCAATCCAAACTTAGAGAAGAAATGGACAGATGTCGTAAGAAAGGAACAAAGCTAGCTCTTCTTTTTACAGACATTGATAAATTCAAAGTATTCAATGATACTCATGGACATCAAGCAGGTGATGTTGTATTAATTGAAGTTGCTAAGAAGCTAATCATTTCAGCGCGTAAGAACGATATACCGGCACGTTACGGTGGCGAGGAATTTTGTGTTATAATGCCAGGGGCTGATTTACAAGAAGGATTCGAAATGGGTGAGAAAATTCGTAAAGCAGTTGAAGCTCAACTCGTAGAGAATCCAAATGGTGGAGATCCTTTACGCGTTACAATCAGTGTAGGGGTTACTGAGTTTTATCCGACAGACAAAAATAATAAAGAGTTGATCGAACGAGCAGATAAAGCTCTTTACCAGGCAAAGCATGGTGGTAGAAATCAAACCGTTTGCTATAAAGTTCCAACCTAG
- a CDS encoding TPM domain-containing protein, whose product MKKFFTEAELGQIKSAVAEAEKATSAEIVPVFFESCGNYHDTYWKSGILFATLWSFLFAIYQSSAVGIWNTSLQFFFLTQMTAGILGVIAAYLFPAWKRLLMDRVDVKRRIQDVAFKVFLQEEIYKTKERTGMLLFMSFLEKEAVVLGDEGINKEVSPAIWEGILSQLTEGMKKGDRTTAIIQTIQSMGNLLKQYPVKPNDINELRDDLRIGDGK is encoded by the coding sequence ATGAAAAAATTTTTTACAGAAGCGGAGTTAGGACAAATAAAAAGTGCAGTGGCAGAGGCGGAGAAAGCAACGTCAGCCGAAATAGTGCCTGTTTTTTTTGAGTCTTGCGGTAATTATCATGATACCTATTGGAAGTCTGGGATTCTCTTCGCTACTCTTTGGTCTTTTTTATTTGCGATTTATCAAAGTAGTGCAGTTGGAATTTGGAATACAAGCTTGCAATTTTTCTTTTTGACTCAAATGACTGCCGGCATATTGGGAGTAATCGCTGCGTATCTTTTTCCAGCATGGAAAAGACTATTAATGGATAGGGTTGATGTAAAGCGAAGAATTCAGGACGTTGCCTTTAAAGTTTTCTTACAAGAAGAAATCTATAAAACAAAAGAAAGAACTGGAATGCTACTCTTTATGAGTTTCTTAGAAAAAGAAGCTGTTGTTTTAGGGGATGAAGGAATTAATAAAGAAGTAAGTCCTGCTATATGGGAAGGAATTCTCTCCCAACTCACCGAAGGAATGAAAAAGGGAGACAGGACAACGGCGATTATTCAGACAATTCAGTCTATGGGAAATCTCTTGAAGCAATATCCAGTAAAACCGAATGATATAAATGAACTTAGAGATGATCTTCGTATTGGAGACGGAAAATGA
- a CDS encoding alpha-hydroxy-acid oxidizing protein, with the protein MSKIKGKTILIVGGGLLQVPLIETAKAMKLKVVVADMNPESVGFKIADEKIIMSTKDIEGMVREAKRFSEKEPVHAVITAGTDASMTVAAVANALGLPGIRYVDAEAASNKVKMRKRLKEHNVPIPEFAPVWTIQDARDALDTLKFPLVIKPSDNMGARGVIKVNNREELHAAFKHAKKYSPTGEVILEEFMPGPEVSVDALTWNGNVRMTGIADRIIEREPFFIEVGHNMPSKFSKEVLDEIEDVMKRGMRALGITLGAGKGDIKVTPNGVKVGEIAARLSGGFMSAYTYPLSTGVNLYRGAILIAFGEEPDDLEPKLNLVCIERSLIAAPGKIVSISGIEEAKEIDGVNEIFLQSKVGDIITDPTNNIEKSGHIIITAETLEKAEKIFEDAKQVIHFETDSYYSLTEKSINQTARNKFGKDICWVCKVCDGTDCASGVPGMGGVGKMETFKDNSIALGEYKILPRYIRESVNPNTNWSLFGKQFQTPMMAAPMTGATTNMNNAMEEYQYSLAVLKGCLESGSIAWLGDGATPDKYIMMLDAIKKVDGHGILICKPRADEKLLQERFEEAERQNIFSLGMDIDAFNFKTMILKNQQAPSRGLKELSRIRSFTKLPFIIKGIMTPEDAILAIDAGADAIVVSNHGGRVLDDMPGTARVLESIANAVKNKIPVLVDGGIRSGMDIFKMLALGANAVLVGRPIAIAAVGGDSAGVKYLLNQYNAELKNTMNITGADTLENIVKSMLLKK; encoded by the coding sequence ATGAGCAAAATTAAAGGCAAAACAATATTAATCGTAGGTGGTGGACTTTTACAAGTTCCACTGATTGAAACTGCAAAGGCAATGAAATTAAAAGTAGTAGTTGCTGATATGAATCCAGAATCAGTTGGATTTAAAATCGCAGATGAAAAAATTATCATGAGCACAAAAGACATTGAGGGTATGGTAAGAGAAGCAAAACGATTCTCTGAAAAAGAACCAGTCCATGCAGTGATCACAGCGGGAACAGATGCAAGTATGACAGTAGCCGCAGTAGCCAATGCACTGGGTCTTCCTGGAATACGTTATGTGGACGCGGAGGCAGCATCAAACAAAGTTAAAATGCGCAAAAGACTAAAAGAGCATAACGTTCCAATTCCTGAATTTGCACCTGTATGGACTATTCAAGATGCAAGGGATGCACTGGATACTCTTAAGTTTCCGCTCGTTATAAAACCTTCTGACAATATGGGAGCTCGCGGAGTAATCAAAGTAAACAACCGCGAAGAATTACACGCAGCATTTAAACATGCAAAAAAATATTCTCCAACCGGGGAAGTAATCCTAGAAGAGTTTATGCCAGGACCTGAAGTATCAGTCGATGCACTTACCTGGAATGGAAATGTTCGCATGACAGGAATTGCAGATAGAATCATAGAGAGAGAACCTTTTTTCATTGAAGTCGGGCACAATATGCCTTCTAAGTTTTCCAAAGAAGTATTAGATGAAATAGAAGATGTGATGAAACGTGGCATGCGGGCACTCGGTATTACCCTCGGAGCAGGAAAGGGAGATATAAAAGTTACTCCGAATGGTGTGAAGGTTGGAGAAATTGCAGCAAGACTTTCCGGTGGATTTATGTCTGCCTATACCTACCCTCTTTCTACAGGAGTCAATCTTTATCGTGGGGCAATTTTAATTGCATTCGGAGAAGAGCCCGATGATCTAGAGCCAAAATTAAATCTAGTCTGTATAGAAAGATCTCTAATTGCCGCACCAGGAAAAATCGTATCCATTTCAGGAATCGAAGAAGCAAAGGAAATCGATGGGGTAAATGAAATTTTCCTCCAATCCAAAGTAGGAGATATAATTACTGACCCAACAAATAATATTGAAAAGTCAGGGCATATTATTATCACAGCGGAAACTTTGGAGAAGGCAGAAAAAATTTTTGAAGATGCTAAGCAAGTAATACATTTTGAGACTGACAGCTATTATTCGCTAACAGAAAAAAGCATTAATCAGACAGCTAGAAATAAATTTGGTAAAGATATCTGCTGGGTTTGTAAAGTATGTGATGGGACAGACTGTGCATCCGGCGTTCCTGGAATGGGTGGAGTTGGTAAAATGGAAACATTTAAAGACAACTCAATCGCACTCGGAGAATATAAAATCCTTCCCCGTTACATTAGAGAAAGCGTGAATCCAAATACCAATTGGTCTTTATTCGGGAAACAATTTCAAACACCTATGATGGCGGCTCCCATGACCGGTGCTACGACTAATATGAATAATGCGATGGAAGAATACCAGTATTCTCTGGCTGTTCTAAAAGGCTGTCTCGAATCGGGAAGTATTGCCTGGCTGGGAGACGGTGCAACTCCAGATAAATATATAATGATGCTCGATGCGATTAAAAAAGTAGATGGTCATGGGATACTCATCTGTAAACCGCGAGCTGATGAAAAATTATTGCAGGAACGATTTGAAGAAGCTGAAAGACAAAATATCTTTTCGCTCGGTATGGACATTGACGCATTTAATTTTAAAACTATGATTTTAAAAAACCAACAAGCTCCGAGTCGTGGTCTAAAGGAACTTTCTCGCATTCGTAGTTTTACAAAACTTCCTTTTATCATAAAAGGAATCATGACTCCTGAAGATGCAATTCTTGCAATCGATGCAGGAGCCGATGCCATCGTAGTATCCAATCACGGAGGACGGGTGTTAGACGATATGCCTGGCACTGCGAGAGTATTGGAAAGCATAGCAAACGCAGTTAAAAATAAAATTCCTGTTTTAGTGGATGGTGGAATTAGAAGTGGTATGGATATTTTTAAAATGTTGGCTCTAGGAGCAAACGCAGTGTTAGTTGGAAGACCAATAGCGATTGCGGCTGTCGGCGGAGATTCTGCCGGAGTAAAATATTTACTTAACCAATACAATGCTGAATTAAAAAATACGATGAATATAACAGGGGCAGATACTCTAGAGAATATTGTGAAGTCTATGCTTCTAAAAAAATAA
- a CDS encoding YggS family pyridoxal phosphate-dependent enzyme — MLVKENYQTIFEQIKKLRPENTPKLIAVSKKQPQLKIKEALESGIRVFGENQIKEGIEKFQSQIMNYPDLEIHHIGPVQTGTIRKLLGLFAFTHGVGSENALNELIKQANSRKVKIKYFLQVNLSLEDTKSGFEKETLLSILKNISKYDSEFAEFHGLMTMGPSSGELKLTRQVFKELNQIRNDFSPIAKLSMGMSGDYLIAAEEGSDYIRVGSAIFGERIIQ, encoded by the coding sequence ATGTTGGTAAAGGAAAATTATCAAACCATTTTTGAGCAAATCAAAAAGCTCCGCCCTGAAAACACTCCAAAGCTAATTGCGGTTTCTAAGAAACAGCCGCAATTAAAAATAAAGGAAGCCCTAGAATCAGGGATTCGAGTATTTGGAGAAAACCAAATCAAAGAAGGAATCGAAAAATTCCAAAGTCAAATAATGAATTATCCGGATCTAGAAATTCATCATATAGGTCCTGTGCAGACAGGAACTATCCGTAAACTATTAGGCTTATTCGCATTTACCCATGGTGTAGGCAGTGAAAATGCACTAAATGAGCTAATAAAACAAGCCAATAGCCGTAAGGTTAAAATCAAATATTTTCTCCAAGTTAATCTTTCTTTAGAAGATACTAAGTCAGGATTTGAAAAAGAAACTCTACTTAGTATATTAAAAAATATTTCAAAGTATGATTCAGAATTTGCTGAATTTCATGGTTTAATGACAATGGGACCATCTAGCGGTGAACTAAAATTAACCAGACAAGTATTCAAAGAATTAAACCAAATCAGAAATGATTTTTCTCCAATAGCGAAATTATCAATGGGTATGTCAGGCGACTATTTAATAGCCGCTGAAGAAGGAAGTGATTATATACGAGTTGGCTCTGCCATTTTTGGCGAAAGGATAATACAATGA